The Bradysia coprophila strain Holo2 chromosome IV, BU_Bcop_v1, whole genome shotgun sequence genome includes a region encoding these proteins:
- the LOC119066796 gene encoding heat shock protein 23-like, whose protein sequence is MTQDNFQDTNISDDFYDPVRYHFVDRSKKTTEEDIPVTRTFRCYRDADDYLHPRVQYGKYTKETEPSKYALEKCIDVQHFKPEEISVKVEKNWIVVQAKHKEKQDEQGFIMREFTRRYELPAGCRGEDVVSSLSSDGVLSVKCAAIPVIEYAEERNVPIEQTHQPASQSNGSTRTDKKDGKETPVA, encoded by the coding sequence ATGACTCAAGACAACTTCCAAGACACAAACATTTCGGACGATTTCTATGATCCAGTTCGGTATCATTTCGTCGACCGTTCCAAGAAGACAACAGAGGAAGACATTCCTGTAACACGTACGTTTCGATGCTACAGAGACGCTGATGACTATTTGCATCCACGCGTGCAATACGGAAAGTATACAAAAGAAACCGAGCCGAGCAAATATGCCCTGGAGAAATGTATCGACGTGCAACACTTTAAACCGGAAGAAATATCAGTGAAAGTGGAAAAGAATTGGATTGTGGTGCAGGCCAAACACAAGGAGAAGCAAGACGAGCAAGGTTTCATTATGCGAGAATTCACACGACGATACGAATTGCCAGCCGGTTGCAGAGGAGAGGATGTTGTGTCGAGTTTGTCGTCGGATGGTGTATTATCAGTCAAATGTGCAGCGATACCAGTCATCGAATATGCAGAGGAACGTAACGTTCCCATTGAACAAACACATCAACCTGCTTCTCAATCGAACGGTTCGACCAGGACGGATAAAAAGGATGGAAAAGAAACACCAGTTGCATAA